The sequence GGTGGCCCTGGTGCCCCTCCTCCTGGGCGGGGCGGTGCTGGAGACCGGCTCGCTCACCCTCACGCCCCCGCTGCTGGGGACGGTCAAGCTCACCTCGGCCCTGGCCTTCGACGTCGGCGTGTACCTGGCCGTGGTGGGCCTGGCCCTCATGGTCTTCGAGTCCTTCGGCGACGACCCCCGCCCCGGCGACGACGCCCGCCCGAACCACGAGGCCCCGGTGTGAGCGTGCTCATGGCCGCCACCGCGGCGCTGCTGTTCGCGCTGGGCACCTACCTGCTGCTCCAGCGCAAGCTGTCCCGCATCATCATCGGCATCGGGCTCCTGGGCCACGGGGCCAACGTGCTGTTCGTCAACGCCGGCCGCCGGGGCCGGGCCCCGCTCATCGGGGGCGAGGTCGAGGACTTCGCCGATCCGCTGCCCCAGGCCCTGGTGCTGACGGCCATCGTCATCAGCTTCGGGGTCACCGCCCTGCTGCTGGCCCTGGCCTACCGGAGCTGGGTGCTGACCGACGACGACGAGGTGGCCGACGACGTGGAGGACCGCTCGGTGGCCCGCCACGGCTACGCCGACCGGGAGCTGGCCGACGACGCCGAGCTGGCCACCGCGGTGGCGGCCACCACCGAGGAGGCCGTCCCGGCGCCGGCCTCCGGCGCCCGCCCCGAGCCCGAGCCCGAGGGGCCCGCGTGAGGGCGCTGCTGCCCCTCCCGGTGCTGCTGCCCCTGCTGGGCGCGGCCCTGACCATCCTGGTGGGCCGGTCCCGGGCCGCCCAGCGAGCGGTGGCCCTGGCCACCCTGACCGCGGTGGCCGGCGTCGCCGTGGCCCTCCTGGTGGTGGTGGACCGGGACGGGGTGGTGGCCACCCAGGCCGGCGACTGGGCCGCCCCGGTGGGCATCACCCTGGTGGCCGACCGCTTCTCGGCCATCATGCTGCTCACCGCCTCGGTGATGCTGCTGGCCGTCCTGGTCTACGCCATCGGCCAGCCCGGGGCCGAGCGC comes from Acidimicrobiales bacterium and encodes:
- a CDS encoding NADH-quinone oxidoreductase subunit K, coding for MSVLMAATAALLFALGTYLLLQRKLSRIIIGIGLLGHGANVLFVNAGRRGRAPLIGGEVEDFADPLPQALVLTAIVISFGVTALLLALAYRSWVLTDDDEVADDVEDRSVARHGYADRELADDAELATAVAATTEEAVPAPASGARPEPEPEGPA